Proteins from a single region of Parambassis ranga chromosome 16, fParRan2.1, whole genome shotgun sequence:
- the LOC114448387 gene encoding protein FAM189A1-like has protein sequence MPSPSDSSSVASASGSRGWSDSRRGMSGRGPGGARLLLYLGLCHLGLGAMVLAFSFTSMAFTSSARVRQSCPFWAGFFVVASGIVGIISWRKPLTLVVCIDIEGLCWLNI, from the exons ATGCCTTCACCTTCAGACTCTAGCAGCGTGGCTTCAGCCTCAGGGTCTCGCGGTTGGTCTGACAGCCGTAGGGGCATGTCAGGCCGGGGGCCTGGTGGGGCCCGTCTGCTCCTCTACCTGGGGCTGTGCCACCTGGGCCTGGGAGCCATGGTCCTGGCCTTCTCTTTCACCAGCATGGCCTTCACCTCTTCCGCCCGCGTGAGGCAGTCCTGTCCGTTCTGGGCTGGCTTCTTT GTGGTGGCGTCAGGTATAGTTGGAATAATCTCATGGAGGAAACCTCTGACACTGGTGGTATGTATAGACATTGAAGGACTTTGCTGGCTTAATATCTGA
- the LOC114447866 gene encoding protein FAM189A1-like has protein sequence MPSPSDSSSVASASGSRGWSDSRRGMSGRGPGGARLLLYLGLCHLGLGAMVLAFSFTSMAFTSSARVRQSCPFWAGFFVVASGIVGIISWRKPLTLVVSLFMLLSAVCVNLSLAGSMLSCQNAQMVKSMLTCQVEHGLCVCCAPTHPCSITEEETLVLYLNADCHSVRHQLKDLLFSACGLSILSTIICTLSTVTCSIHIFSLDLIHLLAPHRSRSVNPECTTPQDAFLTNIMDFEEFVPPIPPTPYYPPEYTCSSETDAQRYQASI, from the exons ATGCCTTCACCTTCAGACTCTAGCAGCGTGGCTTCAGCCTCAGGGTCTCGCGGTTGGTCTGACAGCCGTAGGGGCATGTCAGGCCGGGGGCCTGGTGGGGCCCGTCTGCTCCTCTACCTGGGGCTGTGCCACCTGGGCCTGGGAGCCATGGTCCTGGCCTTCTCTTTCACCAGCATGGCCTTCACCTCTTCCGCCCGCGTGAGGCAGTCCTGTCCGTTCTGGGCTGGCTTCTTT GTGGTGGCGTCAGGTATAGTTGGAATAATCTCATGGAGGAAACCTCTGACACTGGTG gtgtcactgttcatgctgctgtctgcagtgtgCGTGAACCTCAGTTTGGCTGGATCAATGCTCTCCTGTCAGAATGCACAGATGGTGAAGTCTATGCTCACCTGCCAG GTGGAGcatggtctgtgtgtttgttgtgcacCCACTCATCCCTGCtccatcacagaggaggagaccctGGTCCTCTACCTGAATGCCGATTGCCACTCAGTCAGACATCAGCTGAAG GACCTTTTGTTCAGTGCATGTGGTCTCAGCATTCTCTCCACCATCATTTGTACGCTGTCCACTGTGACCTGCAGTATCCATATATTCTCCCTGGACCTCATTCACCTG CTCGCCCCACACCGCTCTCGTTCAGTCAATCCAGAATGCACCACTCCTCAGGATGCCTTCTTGACCAACATCATGGACTTTGAGGAGTTTGTTCCACCCATCCCTCCAACCCCATACTACCCTCCTGAGtacacctgcagctctgagacAGATGCTCAGAGGTACCAAGCAAGCATTTAA
- the rab13 gene encoding ras-related protein Rab-13 — protein sequence MAKKYDFLFKLLLIGDSGVGKTCLIIRFAEDNFNSTYISTIGIDFKVKTIDVDGKKVKLQVWDTAGQERFKTITTAYYRGAMGIILVYDITDEKSFENIQNWMKSIKENASAGVSRMLLGNKCDIEAKRKVSKETGEKLAKDHGIRFFETSAKSSINVEESFLALARDILQKSNKKPSPTGREVKITSNTEKKSSKCVLL from the exons ATGGCGAAAAAGTATGATTTCCTTTTCAAACTGTTACTCATCGGAGACAGCGGAGTGGGCAAAACATGTCTGATCATTCGTTTTGCTGAGGACAATTTCAACTCCACATACATTTCCACCATCG GCATCGACTTCAAAGTAAAGACTATTGACGTGGACGGGAAGAAAGTGAAACTTCAAGTGTG gGACACGGCAGGGCAGGAGAGGTTCAAGACCATTACAACGGCCTACTACAGAGGAGCCATG ggCATCATCCTGGTGTATGACATCACAGACGAGAAGTCCTTCGAAAACATCCAGAACTGGATGAAGAGCATCAAAGAA AATGCATCTGCAGGAGTCAGTCGGATGTTACTAGGGAATAAGTGTGACATTGAGGCAAAGAGGAAAGTTTCCAAGGAGACTGGAGAAAAG CTGGCAAAAGATCACGGCATCAGGTTCTTTGAGACCAGTGCAAAGTCCAGCATTAACGTCGAGGAG TCTTTTCTGGCTTTGGCTCGAGACATTCTACAAAAATCCAACAAGAAGCCA AGCCCAACCGGTCGAGAGGTGAAGATCACcagcaacacagagaaaaaatcCTCCAAGTGTGTTCTTCTTTAG
- the rps27.2 gene encoding 40S ribosomal protein S27.2, whose translation MPLAKDLLHPSSEEEKRRHKKKRLVQSPNSYFMDVKCPGCYKITTVFSHAQTVVLCVGCSTVLCQPTGGKARLTEGCSFRRKQH comes from the exons ATGCCT cttGCAAAAGATTTGTTGCACCCCAgctctgaggaggagaagaggagacacAAGAAAAAACGGCTTGTTCAGAGTCCTAACTCCTATTTTATGGATGTCAAATGTCCAG GATGCTACAAGATCACCACAGTGTTCAGTCACGCTCAgactgtagtgctgtgtgttGGCTGTTCTACAGTCCTCTGCCAGCCCACAGGAGGCAAAGCACGCCTGACAGAAG GATGCTCATTCAGGAGGAAACAGCACTAG